Part of the Desulfolutivibrio sulfoxidireducens genome is shown below.
CCGGCTCAACCGGGCCATCCGCCTGGCCCACGGGGAACTGGCCGCGCTTCTGGACAACTCCGGCCAGGGCTTTTTGTCCTTCGGCCCGGACGGAGTGGTCCGGGGCCGGGCGAGCCGGGAATGCCGGGACATCTTCGGCCGCGATCCGGCCGGCCAGTCCATCCAGACCCTGCTGTATCCCGATGACCCGGCGGCGGCGTCGGATTTTTTCAAGAATATCGGGCGCATCCTGGCCGAACCCGACGAGTTCCGGCGTTCGCTGTATCTCTCGCTCATGCCCGGGTCCGTTTCCCTCGGGGACCGCGTCCTTGTGGTCGAATACCGGGTCCTAAGCCCCATACGGCTCATGCTGATCCTGACCGACGTCACGGACGCGCGGCGGCTGGAGAGCGAGGTGGAGAAGGAGCGCCGCCGGCTGGCCAGCGTGGTGGCCGTGGCCAGGGATCCTCGGGACTTTTCCCAGGTGGTGGACGGTTTTACGGCCTTTCTGGGACAGGCCGGGGCGATGGTCGCGCAGGCCGGCGCGGACCCGGAGGCGGCGTTGCGCCGCCTGTACCGCCAGGTACACACCTTCAAGGGGCTTTTTTTGCTCTTCGAGTGCCGCCACGTGTCCGAGGCCCTGCACGACATGGAATCGCGCCTTTCGGCCCTTCAACGGGGAGGCGGGATATCCTCCGCCGCGCTTTGCGGGGTGTTTGCCGGGGATGCGCCCCAAAGGGCCCTTGACGCGGATATCGACGTCTTGCGCCGGACCTTGGGCGAGGACTTTTTCAAAAGGCGCGACGAGGTGTGCATCGAGGCGGGCATGGCCCGGGAACTCGAGGACATGGCCGGCGAACTCCTGGCCTGCCTCCCGGAGCCGGCCCGGCGCGTGAGCGGACTGCTCGAACGGGTCCGGACGCTGCGCCACGTGGACCTCAAAACCATGCTGACCGTTGCCCTGGGGACCGCCGCCGGTCTGGCCGACCGTCTGGGAAAAAAGGTGATCGTGCATCCCGTGTCCGGTCCTGTCGTGCCCGTGGACCCGGACCGCTTCGGTCCCCTGGCCCGGCGCATGGTGCATCTGGTGCGCAACGCCGTGGCCCACGGCATCGAGACGCCCGAGGTCCGCCAGGCCGCGGGCAAGCCCGAGGCCGGAACCGTGGCCGTGTCTGTGGACGTGGCGGGCGGAAACGTGGCCATCGCCGTACGCGACGACGGGGCCGGGATCGATACGGCGGCCATCAGGGAGCGGGCGGCCGGCCTGGGTCTTGCCGGCGGGAAAAAGCTCGCGGCCATGGACGACGGCCAGATCGTCCGGCTGGTTGTGGCCCAGGGCCTGACCACCTCCAGTCAGGCCGCCGAGGCCTCGGGGCGCGGCGTGGGGCTGGCCGCCGTTTTGGAGGAGGCGCAACGCCTTGGAGGGGAGCTTAGCATTGAAAACCGGCCCGGACAGGGGACGACCTTCACCGTCCGCGTGCCGCTGAGCAACGATCATCTCAAGGAGCAGCCATGAGCGCCGCCTCGGTGGACGTCGGCAAATTTCTCCAGGCCCTGCATCGTCGGACCGTCAGTTTCCTGCGCGACGAGCTGGGAATCGAGGTGACCCGTCATTCCCAGCACCTCGACGACGTGCAGCGCCTGAACCTCAAGCACCTGACCTCGATCATGAGCGCCACGGGCAACTCCAAGCTCTATCTGGCCTACAGCTTCGACGAGGCGCTCATCGTCAAGGCCTTCGAGGCCTATTGCCAGGACCTGGACATCGGCGATGACGAGCGCGGGGACTATGTGGAGGAGACCGCCGGGGACATCATCAACATCATCGTGGGCAACGCCCTGGCCGACCTCGAGGCCCAGGGCCGGGCCATCGGCCTGTCCCCGCCCATCGTGATCACCGAGGCCAAAAGCATCCTGCGTCATCGGGGGGCCAAATTCGCCTCGGCCAACCTGGAGACGCCCCACGGCGGCCTGAACATCCATCTCATCGGCCCGGGCGAGCTCTTCGACGACAAACTCGACTACGTGGAGGCGTAAGCGATGCGGTCCCTGAACATCATGGTCGTGGACGACTCCAACCTGACCATCAAAAAGATGGTCAAGATGATCGAGGACCTGGGCCATAAGGTGGTTCACGTGGCCAAGGACGGCCGCCAGGCCGCCGAGGACTATCCCCGGATCGGGCCCGATCTGGTGACCATGGACATCACCATGCCGGACATGGACGGCATCGAGGCCACCCGGCGCATCCTGGAGAGGGACCCGAAGGCGGTCATCGTCATGGTCACCTCCCACGGCCAGGAGCGGATGGTCATGGACGCCATCGAGGCCGGGGCCAAGGGCTACGTGTTAAAGCCCGTCAAGATGGAGAAGCTGGCCGAGCATCTGGAGGCCGTGGCCGGGAAGTACCTGCCATGACCGGGACCATGCTTGAAAGCAGCCTTTTGGAGACGCACTTCGACGTCATCCCGTTCGGCATCTACGTGGTGGACGTGGCCACCCTGGAGGTGGTCTTCGTCAACCGCCATTTTCGCGACCGGCTCGGCGATCTGGCCGGACGCAAGTGTCACGAGGCCATTTACGATTCGCCCCAGCCCTGTCTGTTCTGCAAGATCCGCCATCTCGTGGGCCGAAATGGCCTGCCGAGCGGCAAGACCTACATCTTCGAGCATTTCAACGACAAGGACGACCGCTGGTACCAGCTTCAGGAAAAGACCATGAGCTGGCCCGACGGCCGGGTGGTCAAGTATTCCATCGCCGTGGACATCACCGAACTCAAGGAGGTGCAAAACCGCCTGGCCGAGGCCCACGCCGAACTGGCCATCAAGAACAGGGAACTGGCCCGCCAAAACGAGCTGTTGCAGGAAAACGTCCGGCTTCGTGAGCATGTGGACCGCATCGCCCGCCATGACCTGAAGACCCCCCTCAACGCCCTGGTGGGCATCCCGCCGCTTCTGGTCACGGGCTACGGCCTCAACGCCGAGGGGGTCAGGCTGGTGCGGCTGATGGAGGAGGCCGGCATCACCATGCTCAACATGATCAACCGGACCTTCGACCTCTACCGCCTGGAGACCGGCGGCTACTCCCTGGCCCCGGTTCCTGTGAACCTGGT
Proteins encoded:
- a CDS encoding chemotaxis protein CheX, yielding MSAASVDVGKFLQALHRRTVSFLRDELGIEVTRHSQHLDDVQRLNLKHLTSIMSATGNSKLYLAYSFDEALIVKAFEAYCQDLDIGDDERGDYVEETAGDIINIIVGNALADLEAQGRAIGLSPPIVITEAKSILRHRGAKFASANLETPHGGLNIHLIGPGELFDDKLDYVEA
- a CDS encoding response regulator; the encoded protein is MRSLNIMVVDDSNLTIKKMVKMIEDLGHKVVHVAKDGRQAAEDYPRIGPDLVTMDITMPDMDGIEATRRILERDPKAVIVMVTSHGQERMVMDAIEAGAKGYVLKPVKMEKLAEHLEAVAGKYLP
- a CDS encoding PAS domain-containing sensor histidine kinase; this encodes MTGTMLESSLLETHFDVIPFGIYVVDVATLEVVFVNRHFRDRLGDLAGRKCHEAIYDSPQPCLFCKIRHLVGRNGLPSGKTYIFEHFNDKDDRWYQLQEKTMSWPDGRVVKYSIAVDITELKEVQNRLAEAHAELAIKNRELARQNELLQENVRLREHVDRIARHDLKTPLNALVGIPPLLVTGYGLNAEGVRLVRLMEEAGITMLNMINRTFDLYRLETGGYSLAPVPVNLVDVVRKAARDVTADAFFAARPVRVLFRGRPAVEGDCLVVAGEELLCYTMFSNLVKNAVEASPDGEEVTVSLAEEGGEAVVAVANAGEVPEGIRDRFFEKYVTSGKRDGTGLGTYSVMLAARAHGGRVELDASRPGRTVVKVFLPLPEATADGS